From Luteococcus japonicus, one genomic window encodes:
- a CDS encoding DUF3039 domain-containing protein, protein MSQQLAPGSQTVIDERTQDMEAGDQERFSHYVPKAKLTEAMVMGTPVVALCGKVWVPSRNPEKFPVCPDCKEIWESLNDKGGPKDPDA, encoded by the coding sequence ATGAGTCAACAGCTGGCACCCGGTTCCCAGACGGTCATAGACGAGCGCACCCAGGACATGGAGGCGGGCGACCAGGAGCGCTTCAGCCACTACGTCCCCAAGGCCAAGCTCACCGAGGCCATGGTGATGGGCACTCCCGTCGTGGCGCTGTGCGGCAAGGTCTGGGTACCCAGCCGCAATCCCGAGAAGTTCCCGGTCTGCCCCGACTGCAAGGAGATCTGGGAGAGCCTCAACGACAAGGGCGGTCCCAAGGATCCCGACGCCTGA
- a CDS encoding IS110 family transposase: MFTERTSVGLDVHARSVVAHAMDVQTGEIFKARLCPDPVEVTAWIKALPGPAAAIYEAGPTGYGLARTLLGNDIRTVVAAPSKLQRPAGSRVKTDAIDAEHLSMLLRLDAFTAVAVPDELTEAARDLVRTREDCRSDLMRARHRLSKLLLRHGIVYSGGQTWSNAHDAWLKRQHFDSPLVQAAFDEAYDSVVTITARRDRLDERITAMAADSPWTNTIHRLGCLRGISTLTGFGLAVEIGDWTRFTGNSIGSFVGLVPSENSSGQSRSLGPITKTGNGHARRLLVEAAWHHQHRYVPGKTIRDRWDLASPAARARGDLGNRRLNHRWNQFKARKKANNIANAAIARELAGWCWSLAVLDD, encoded by the coding sequence TTGTTTACCGAGCGTACGAGTGTTGGTCTGGATGTGCATGCCCGCTCCGTGGTGGCGCATGCGATGGACGTCCAGACCGGCGAGATCTTCAAAGCCCGACTCTGCCCCGACCCTGTGGAAGTGACGGCCTGGATCAAGGCCCTGCCCGGCCCGGCCGCGGCGATCTATGAGGCTGGCCCGACCGGTTACGGTCTGGCCCGGACCCTGCTGGGCAATGACATCCGAACGGTGGTCGCCGCGCCGTCCAAGCTCCAGAGGCCAGCCGGATCGAGGGTGAAGACTGATGCGATCGACGCTGAACACCTCTCGATGCTGCTCCGGCTGGACGCGTTCACTGCGGTCGCGGTTCCTGATGAGCTGACCGAGGCTGCTCGTGACCTGGTGAGGACCCGCGAGGACTGCCGTAGTGACTTGATGCGTGCCAGGCATCGGTTGTCGAAGCTGCTGCTGCGTCACGGGATCGTCTATTCGGGCGGGCAGACCTGGAGCAACGCGCATGACGCCTGGCTCAAACGCCAGCACTTCGACTCGCCCTTGGTCCAGGCCGCCTTCGATGAGGCCTACGACAGTGTTGTCACGATCACGGCGCGCCGTGATCGTCTCGACGAGCGCATCACCGCCATGGCTGCCGACAGTCCTTGGACCAACACCATCCACCGGCTCGGCTGTCTGCGGGGGATCTCGACGCTGACAGGGTTCGGTCTGGCGGTCGAGATCGGCGACTGGACCCGGTTCACCGGGAACTCCATCGGATCTTTCGTCGGCCTCGTCCCGTCCGAGAACTCATCCGGCCAGTCACGCTCACTCGGTCCGATCACGAAGACCGGCAACGGTCATGCCCGGCGGCTGCTGGTCGAGGCCGCTTGGCACCACCAGCACCGCTACGTTCCCGGCAAGACGATCCGTGACCGTTGGGATCTTGCGTCCCCGGCTGCCCGGGCCCGCGGTGACCTGGGCAACCGGCGGTTGAACCATCGCTGGAACCAGTTCAAAGCCCGCAAGAAGGCCAACAACATCGCCAACGCCGCGATCGCCCGCGAACTCGCCGGGTGGTGCTGGTCCCTCGCCGTCCTCGACGACTGA
- a CDS encoding IS481 family transposase — MNTHANAPLSLEGRRRLVERCQHRPIAHVAKEMGISRACASKWVNRHRDLGDPGLLDGSSAPHTSPTRTPDNVIEEALKLRRAKKWSAAKISTELAEKHGLRVSTSTIQRHLRLHNLHRRRFLDLDGEPVREPQKITARYPGHMIHMDVKKAGKIPDGGGWRIHGRDSDQARQANRAKKGQKVGYTYFHSAIDGFSRLAYTEALPDEKATTVIGFWARARAWFSLHGIGRITRLVTDNGPCYKAHAFERSITGHVAKHQYIRAYTPRHNGKVERYNRILAEEFLYARPFTSDAQRSAAIKVWNVHYNYHRTHTACGNQPPATRTPARVMNVMTSNT, encoded by the coding sequence TTGAACACCCACGCTAACGCACCCCTGTCCCTGGAGGGCCGCCGCCGGCTCGTGGAACGCTGCCAGCACCGCCCGATCGCCCACGTCGCGAAGGAGATGGGCATCTCCCGCGCCTGCGCCTCCAAATGGGTCAACCGGCACCGCGACCTCGGCGACCCAGGGCTGCTGGACGGCTCCAGCGCCCCACACACCAGCCCCACCCGAACCCCCGACAACGTGATCGAGGAAGCGCTGAAGCTGCGCCGGGCCAAGAAGTGGTCCGCGGCCAAGATCAGCACCGAACTCGCCGAGAAACACGGCTTGCGGGTCTCGACCTCCACGATCCAACGCCACCTACGGCTCCACAACCTGCACCGGCGTCGCTTCCTCGACCTCGACGGCGAACCCGTGCGGGAACCCCAGAAGATCACGGCCCGCTACCCCGGCCACATGATCCACATGGATGTGAAGAAGGCGGGCAAGATCCCCGACGGCGGCGGCTGGCGCATCCACGGCCGCGACTCCGACCAAGCACGCCAAGCGAACCGCGCGAAGAAGGGCCAGAAGGTGGGTTACACCTACTTCCACTCGGCCATCGACGGGTTCAGCAGGCTGGCCTACACCGAAGCCCTGCCCGACGAGAAAGCCACCACCGTGATCGGGTTCTGGGCCCGCGCCCGCGCCTGGTTCTCGCTCCACGGAATCGGCCGGATCACCCGGCTGGTCACCGACAACGGGCCCTGCTACAAGGCCCACGCCTTCGAACGCTCCATCACCGGCCACGTCGCGAAGCACCAGTACATCCGGGCCTACACCCCCCGACACAACGGCAAGGTCGAACGCTACAACCGGATCCTGGCCGAGGAATTCCTCTACGCCCGACCGTTCACCTCAGACGCCCAACGCAGCGCAGCCATCAAGGTCTGGAACGTCCACTACAACTACCATCGGACCCACACCGCCTGCGGGAACCAGCCACCAGCCACCCGCACCCCAGCCCGCGTCATGAACGTGATGACCTCAAACACCTGA
- a CDS encoding RDD family protein: protein MTSSNPPMDWYPDPADATRERYWDGERWTHNTRPAQVAPMAPAPPADPWAAAPTQAPVAMPQQRMPQQQMPQQGYGPYQGAAPMPGQPAQPWQAPAGPAAQTADGVPLSGWGRRAVAWIIDSFLISAVSALLGWNFVSRLWHGSQQMMQDIIAEAQSGNTTQVSGPEMVERYGLTGPSQGLQLISFAVTLAYLLLLWRFLGATLGQKLLGIRVVPVDEGRAPRPLAWGRALARAGMFSMLSLIPLVALVNYLLPLWTKKRQTLHDMAGRTQVVRSR, encoded by the coding sequence GTGACTTCGAGCAACCCTCCGATGGACTGGTACCCGGACCCCGCAGACGCCACCCGCGAGCGCTACTGGGACGGTGAACGCTGGACGCACAACACCCGTCCCGCGCAGGTGGCCCCGATGGCTCCGGCTCCGCCCGCGGACCCGTGGGCGGCGGCGCCGACGCAGGCACCCGTCGCCATGCCCCAGCAGCGGATGCCCCAGCAGCAGATGCCCCAGCAGGGCTACGGCCCCTACCAGGGCGCAGCACCGATGCCCGGGCAGCCCGCCCAGCCGTGGCAGGCGCCCGCCGGGCCCGCCGCGCAGACCGCCGACGGTGTCCCGCTGTCCGGCTGGGGGCGCCGAGCGGTTGCCTGGATCATCGATTCCTTCCTGATCAGCGCGGTCTCCGCCCTGCTCGGATGGAATTTCGTGAGCCGCCTGTGGCACGGCTCCCAGCAGATGATGCAAGACATCATCGCGGAGGCCCAGTCCGGCAACACCACGCAGGTGTCGGGCCCGGAGATGGTGGAACGCTACGGGCTCACCGGCCCCAGCCAGGGTCTGCAGCTGATCAGCTTCGCCGTCACCCTGGCCTACCTGCTGCTCCTGTGGCGCTTCCTGGGCGCGACGCTGGGCCAGAAGCTGTTGGGGATCCGCGTGGTCCCGGTCGACGAAGGCCGCGCACCCAGGCCGTTGGCCTGGGGGCGTGCACTCGCACGGGCCGGAATGTTCAGCATGTTGAGCCTGATTCCTCTGGTGGCCCTGGTGAACTACCTGTTGCCCTTGTGGACCAAGAAGCGCCAGACGCTCCATGACATGGCCGGCCGTACCCAGGTGGTCCGCAGCAGGTGA
- the malQ gene encoding 4-alpha-glucanotransferase, translating into MALNDPLLAELAEHFGIASEFWDWKGRQTQISDETIIAVLKSLEIDASTPERAQDAVEELRMRPWRRKLPACVVLEQGQPGWVNVHVTSGADASLYIRLENGEARDTWQTTNDSPDREVDGQWIGEATFQLPADLPLGYHRLVLRSQDVEVESSLIITPSFLGLPASMHDRRIWGYATQLYSVRSRESWGVGDLTDLADLSVWSSTQQFAGYVLVNPLHAAQPQPPLEPSPYLPTSRMYVNPLYIRPEAVEEYATLGDDERKQIPKLRKKLRKEIDGVDQILRNESWAAKAEALQIIFEAGRKPAREMAFNDFIRREGRQLRDFATWCALYEVHGVDWRTWPAELQRPTSPEVAEFHRANQGRIRFYKWLQWIAENQMSSTQQAARDAGMPIGIVSDLAVGVNASGAETWMMSDVFAQGCTVGAPPDAYSQLGQDWGQPPWRPDRLADLAYAPFRQMVQGVLRHAGGLRVDHIIGLFRLWWVPQGKSAKEGTYVRYDHDALIGILALEAHRAQALVIGEDLGTVQPWVRDYLSRRGILGTSVMWFEMEADGQPTPPEHWREYAMSSVTTHDLPPTSGYLAGDHIRLRDQLGMLTESLESELEHGRAEQQAMIEALRNHGALSEEDYQSRDVEQITLAMHRMLTWTPSKVLNAALVDAVGDRRTQNQPGTIDEYPNWRVPLSGPDGAPMLLEDVFASERASRLAAVMNGYSQMPEQR; encoded by the coding sequence ATGGCACTCAACGACCCACTGCTGGCCGAACTCGCCGAACACTTCGGAATCGCCTCCGAGTTCTGGGACTGGAAGGGCCGCCAGACCCAGATCAGCGACGAGACGATCATCGCCGTCCTGAAGAGCCTGGAGATCGACGCCTCCACGCCGGAGCGCGCCCAGGACGCCGTCGAGGAACTGCGCATGCGCCCCTGGCGCCGCAAGCTTCCGGCATGTGTCGTGCTCGAGCAGGGCCAGCCCGGTTGGGTCAACGTGCACGTCACCTCCGGCGCCGACGCCTCCCTCTACATCCGGCTGGAGAACGGCGAGGCCCGGGACACCTGGCAGACCACCAATGACTCGCCGGATCGTGAGGTCGACGGGCAGTGGATCGGCGAGGCCACCTTCCAGCTCCCCGCGGACCTGCCACTCGGCTACCACCGCCTGGTGCTGCGCAGCCAGGACGTCGAGGTGGAGTCCAGCCTCATCATCACCCCCAGCTTCCTGGGCTTGCCGGCCAGCATGCACGACCGTCGCATCTGGGGCTACGCCACCCAGCTGTACAGCGTCCGTTCCCGGGAGTCGTGGGGCGTTGGCGACCTCACGGACCTGGCGGACCTGTCGGTCTGGTCCTCCACGCAGCAGTTCGCGGGCTATGTGCTGGTCAACCCCTTGCACGCCGCCCAGCCCCAGCCGCCGCTGGAGCCCTCGCCCTACCTGCCGACCAGCCGGATGTACGTCAACCCGCTCTACATCCGCCCGGAGGCCGTCGAGGAGTACGCGACGCTCGGCGACGACGAGCGCAAGCAGATCCCCAAGCTGCGCAAGAAGCTTCGCAAGGAGATCGATGGCGTGGACCAGATCCTGCGCAACGAGTCCTGGGCCGCGAAGGCCGAGGCGCTGCAGATCATCTTCGAGGCCGGCCGCAAGCCCGCCCGGGAGATGGCCTTCAACGACTTCATCCGCCGTGAGGGACGCCAGCTGCGCGACTTCGCCACCTGGTGCGCCCTGTACGAGGTGCATGGTGTCGACTGGCGCACCTGGCCAGCTGAGTTGCAGCGGCCGACCTCGCCGGAGGTGGCCGAATTCCACCGCGCCAACCAGGGACGGATCCGCTTCTACAAGTGGCTGCAGTGGATCGCCGAGAACCAGATGTCCAGCACCCAGCAGGCCGCCCGCGACGCCGGGATGCCGATCGGCATCGTCAGCGACCTCGCCGTCGGCGTCAACGCGTCGGGTGCCGAGACCTGGATGATGTCCGACGTCTTCGCACAGGGCTGCACCGTGGGTGCCCCGCCGGACGCCTACAGCCAGCTCGGACAGGACTGGGGCCAGCCGCCGTGGCGGCCGGACCGGCTTGCGGACCTGGCCTACGCCCCCTTCCGCCAGATGGTGCAGGGCGTGCTGCGGCACGCCGGTGGCCTGCGCGTGGACCACATCATCGGCCTCTTCCGGCTGTGGTGGGTGCCGCAGGGCAAGTCCGCCAAGGAGGGCACCTACGTCCGCTACGACCACGACGCCCTGATCGGCATCCTGGCCCTGGAGGCACACCGTGCGCAGGCACTGGTGATCGGTGAGGACCTGGGCACCGTGCAGCCCTGGGTGCGCGACTACCTGAGCCGCCGCGGAATCCTGGGCACCTCGGTGATGTGGTTCGAGATGGAGGCCGACGGCCAGCCCACCCCGCCGGAGCACTGGCGTGAGTACGCCATGAGCTCGGTGACCACGCACGACCTGCCGCCCACCTCCGGCTACCTGGCCGGCGACCACATCCGGCTGCGCGACCAGCTCGGGATGCTCACCGAGAGCCTGGAGAGCGAGCTGGAGCACGGCCGCGCTGAGCAACAGGCGATGATCGAGGCGCTGCGCAACCACGGGGCCCTGTCCGAGGAGGACTACCAGAGCCGTGACGTGGAGCAGATCACCCTGGCCATGCACCGGATGCTGACCTGGACCCCGTCCAAGGTGCTCAACGCCGCCCTGGTGGACGCCGTGGGGGACCGCCGCACCCAGAACCAGCCCGGCACCATCGACGAGTACCCCAACTGGCGGGTCCCGCTGTCCGGCCCCGACGGCGCCCCGATGCTGTTGGAGGACGTCTTCGCGAGCGAGCGAGCCAGCCGGCTGGCGGCCGTGATGAACGGCTACAGCCAGATGCCCGAGCAGCGCTGA
- a CDS encoding isochorismatase family protein — MSSTSALIVVDVQKDFCEGGALAVAGGNEVARRVAELVAHDRGGYAHVVASRDHHIDPGPHFSKTPDFKDSWPPHCVVGTPGQDFHEALATRDFDAVFDKGSYSAAYSAFEGSIGGDEDGESLVDWLLRHKVSHVDIVGIATDHCVRATALDAAQEGFTTTVLLDLTAAVDPSRLPRLRDEFTENDVRLR, encoded by the coding sequence ATGTCCAGCACCAGCGCGTTGATCGTCGTCGACGTCCAGAAGGACTTCTGTGAGGGGGGCGCGCTGGCGGTGGCCGGCGGCAACGAGGTGGCCCGCCGCGTGGCGGAGCTGGTCGCCCATGACAGGGGTGGTTATGCCCACGTCGTGGCGAGCCGGGACCACCACATCGACCCCGGCCCACACTTCAGCAAGACCCCGGACTTCAAGGACAGCTGGCCTCCACACTGCGTCGTCGGCACCCCGGGCCAGGACTTCCACGAGGCCCTGGCCACACGTGACTTCGATGCTGTCTTCGACAAGGGCTCCTACAGCGCCGCCTACTCGGCCTTCGAGGGCAGCATCGGTGGCGACGAGGACGGCGAGAGCCTGGTGGACTGGCTACTGCGGCACAAGGTGAGCCACGTCGACATCGTCGGCATCGCCACCGACCACTGCGTGCGCGCCACGGCACTGGACGCCGCCCAGGAGGGCTTCACCACCACCGTCCTGCTCGACCTGACGGCCGCGGTGGACCCGTCGCGCCTGCCACGGCTGCGCGACGAGTTCACCGAGAACGACGTCCGGCTGCGCTGA
- a CDS encoding DUF2510 domain-containing protein, whose translation MTQHALAAPVAGWYPDPSRQAPLRWWDGASWTSLTTAGAAVPTATAGVSARTAGWWERARGYLLDAALLWFASLMVLGRFHEPFLIELVGILRVSILTDGGIPGPLQWWDYGLVQMWLVTAIPGVVLRVAYDMICLVWRGATVGHARNDLRVVSASAPVDLEGPRGLVWHRALRRSLVLRLLAPTCLGWLVCVLWPLWDPQSRSLTDLAAGTRVVSLDHGLNPWG comes from the coding sequence GTGACGCAACACGCTCTGGCGGCACCCGTCGCCGGCTGGTACCCCGATCCCAGCCGGCAGGCGCCGCTGCGCTGGTGGGACGGCGCGTCGTGGACGTCGCTGACCACCGCCGGGGCGGCAGTGCCCACCGCCACGGCCGGGGTCTCGGCGCGCACCGCCGGCTGGTGGGAGCGAGCCCGCGGCTACCTGCTGGACGCCGCGCTGCTCTGGTTCGCCTCCCTGATGGTTCTGGGCCGCTTCCACGAGCCCTTCCTGATCGAGTTGGTCGGCATCCTGCGCGTCTCCATCCTCACCGACGGGGGGATCCCCGGGCCCCTGCAGTGGTGGGACTACGGACTGGTGCAGATGTGGCTGGTGACGGCCATCCCCGGAGTGGTGCTGCGCGTCGCCTACGACATGATCTGCCTCGTCTGGCGAGGAGCGACCGTCGGCCACGCGCGCAACGACCTGCGCGTGGTGAGCGCCTCTGCGCCGGTGGACCTCGAGGGCCCCAGGGGGCTCGTCTGGCACCGCGCCCTGCGTCGCAGTCTGGTGCTCCGCCTGCTGGCACCCACCTGTCTCGGCTGGCTGGTGTGTGTGCTGTGGCCGCTGTGGGATCCGCAGTCACGCAGCCTGACTGATCTTGCCGCCGGAACACGCGTCGTGAGTCTCGACCACGGGCTGAATCCTTGGGGATGA
- a CDS encoding MFS transporter — protein sequence MTSDELRGGRRALTVGLLAGIVCVAFESVAVATAMPQAAKELGSLGLYAWAFTLFVLGMVFSTALAGRLADRVGPVKPLAIGTALFLVGLLLAGAAPSMLVLVLARFLQGVGGGAMNLCLMVVVAHAFDEHERASIMTAFSFCWVMPAFLGPPISAAITRHWGWHWVFWSLVPLLLAASALAARPLMALQRSHEPDHEGADPVPLWAAAVAAACVAALQGAGQMLDWRGAALGAAALAGLLVAVPRLMPPGFLRVGRGLSAVVWSRACQAGAFFAAESFLPLSMVELRGMSLFRAGLALTIGSLGWTVGSWVQSRPWFGLRRDQIIQLGVACTAFGLVAIALSSWHPRGTLLLAAVGWTVGGFGMGLAIASGSLAVMALSEPGQLGRNTSSLQTAEGLGNAMTGAVAGTIFHSLHGSAAGNHTFGWLFTAAALACLAGLLAAARIGHVRNASAGAA from the coding sequence ATGACTTCCGACGAGTTGCGCGGTGGCCGACGGGCCCTGACCGTCGGCCTGTTGGCCGGCATCGTGTGCGTCGCCTTCGAGTCGGTCGCCGTCGCGACCGCGATGCCGCAGGCAGCCAAGGAGCTGGGCAGCCTCGGCCTGTACGCGTGGGCCTTCACCCTCTTCGTGCTCGGCATGGTCTTCTCCACAGCGCTGGCGGGGCGTCTGGCGGACCGGGTCGGGCCGGTGAAACCCCTGGCCATCGGCACGGCACTCTTCCTCGTGGGTCTGCTGCTCGCGGGCGCCGCGCCGTCGATGCTGGTGCTCGTCCTGGCCCGCTTCCTCCAGGGCGTGGGAGGCGGAGCGATGAACCTCTGTCTGATGGTGGTGGTCGCCCATGCCTTTGACGAGCACGAGCGCGCCTCCATCATGACCGCCTTCAGCTTCTGCTGGGTGATGCCCGCCTTCCTCGGGCCGCCCATCTCCGCCGCGATCACCCGCCACTGGGGCTGGCACTGGGTCTTCTGGAGCCTGGTGCCACTGCTGTTGGCCGCCTCGGCACTGGCGGCCCGGCCCCTGATGGCCCTGCAGCGCAGTCATGAGCCGGACCACGAGGGTGCCGATCCGGTGCCGCTCTGGGCAGCGGCCGTCGCCGCGGCCTGCGTCGCCGCATTGCAGGGCGCCGGGCAGATGCTGGACTGGCGCGGTGCGGCCCTGGGAGCGGCGGCGCTGGCCGGACTGCTGGTGGCCGTGCCACGGCTGATGCCGCCGGGCTTCCTGCGGGTGGGACGCGGCCTGAGCGCGGTCGTCTGGTCCCGTGCCTGCCAGGCGGGTGCCTTCTTCGCCGCCGAGTCCTTCCTACCGTTGAGCATGGTGGAGCTGCGCGGCATGTCGCTCTTCCGGGCCGGTCTGGCGCTGACGATCGGTTCGCTGGGCTGGACCGTCGGCTCCTGGGTGCAGTCGCGCCCCTGGTTCGGGCTGCGACGAGACCAGATCATCCAGCTGGGCGTGGCCTGCACCGCCTTCGGGTTGGTGGCCATCGCCCTCTCCTCGTGGCATCCGCGGGGCACCCTGCTGCTCGCGGCCGTTGGCTGGACCGTCGGCGGCTTCGGCATGGGACTGGCCATCGCCAGCGGCTCACTGGCTGTGATGGCACTGTCCGAGCCGGGGCAACTGGGGCGCAACACCTCCTCGCTGCAGACGGCCGAGGGCCTCGGCAATGCGATGACCGGAGCGGTGGCCGGCACCATCTTCCACAGCCTGCACGGCAGTGCCGCGGGCAACCACACCTTCGGCTGGCTCTTCACCGCGGCCGCCCTGGCCTGCCTGGCGGGTCTGCTTGCCGCGGCACGGATCGGCCACGTCCGCAATGCTTCCGCTGGCGCCGCATGA
- a CDS encoding GNAT family N-acetyltransferase produces the protein MALFSTLRRDTPREPDIRRTGADDPVLAQWGMLTDDPATEYWILDGRDGNPVGMAWLRPVAGQQGTVQAWILVDRVVRHFGLGERLWTVLEERARRLKAISITSFATGQEGAAFLHDHGFDPTHDETMPDGTVRAHGICQLR, from the coding sequence ATGGCACTGTTCAGCACCCTTCGACGGGACACGCCCCGGGAGCCCGACATCCGCCGTACGGGCGCCGATGACCCGGTCCTGGCGCAGTGGGGGATGCTCACCGACGATCCCGCCACCGAGTACTGGATCCTCGACGGGCGGGACGGCAATCCCGTCGGGATGGCCTGGTTGCGGCCCGTCGCCGGCCAGCAGGGCACCGTTCAGGCATGGATCCTGGTGGACCGGGTGGTGCGCCACTTCGGCCTTGGTGAGCGGCTGTGGACGGTCCTGGAGGAACGTGCCCGAAGACTCAAGGCCATCAGCATTACCAGTTTCGCCACCGGGCAGGAGGGCGCAGCCTTCCTCCACGACCACGGCTTCGACCCCACCCACGACGAGACCATGCCCGATGGCACCGTGCGTGCCCACGGGATCTGCCAGCTGCGATGA
- a CDS encoding nicotinate phosphoribosyltransferase gives MKAMTTALLTDHYELTMVRAAMGSGTAFRRSVFELFPRRLPEGRRYGVVAGVGRMLEALEEFRFDEETVAWLLERDVVNEQCAAWLRDYRFGGNMWGYPEGEIYFPGSPLLRVEGSFAEACILETLLLSIYNHDSAIASAASRMTAMAEGRPCIEMGSRRTQEQSAVAAARAAYIAGFASSSNLEAGKRWGVPTGGTAAHSFTLLHDSEEEAFAAQLKAQGEGTTLLVDTYDIENAVRTGIKLTEGRLGAIRLDSGDLAIQAREVRDLLDGLGAERTKVIVTSDLDEWQIAALRGAPVDGYGVGTSVVTGSGHPTCGFVYKLVARADSDDPQAELLPVAKKSTNKNTVGGRKFAMRRFDAKGRAEAEIVGIGTPPTGDANDRQLMVPLVENGTVVGREPIEKARERHEASRKELPKAALRVSKGEPAIPTIILDHEGDETYNPYLHSAVPTNI, from the coding sequence GTGAAAGCCATGACCACCGCACTGCTGACCGACCACTACGAGCTCACCATGGTCCGCGCGGCCATGGGATCGGGAACCGCCTTCCGGCGCAGCGTCTTCGAGCTCTTCCCACGACGCCTGCCCGAGGGCCGGCGTTATGGCGTGGTGGCCGGCGTCGGCCGGATGCTGGAGGCCCTCGAGGAATTCCGCTTCGACGAGGAGACCGTCGCGTGGCTCCTCGAGAGGGACGTGGTCAACGAACAGTGCGCGGCGTGGCTTCGTGACTACCGCTTCGGCGGCAACATGTGGGGCTACCCGGAGGGTGAGATCTACTTCCCCGGCTCTCCCCTGCTGCGCGTCGAGGGCAGCTTCGCCGAGGCCTGCATCCTGGAGACCCTGCTGCTGAGCATCTACAACCACGACTCCGCCATCGCCTCGGCCGCCAGCCGGATGACCGCGATGGCCGAGGGCCGTCCCTGCATCGAGATGGGGTCGCGCCGCACCCAGGAGCAGTCGGCCGTCGCCGCCGCCCGCGCCGCCTACATCGCCGGCTTCGCCAGCTCGTCGAACCTGGAGGCCGGCAAGCGTTGGGGCGTGCCCACCGGCGGCACCGCGGCCCACTCCTTCACCCTGCTGCACGACAGCGAGGAGGAGGCCTTCGCCGCCCAGCTCAAGGCACAGGGCGAGGGCACCACCCTGCTGGTGGACACCTACGACATCGAGAACGCGGTGCGCACCGGCATCAAGCTCACCGAGGGACGGCTGGGCGCCATCCGTCTGGACTCGGGCGACCTGGCCATCCAGGCTCGTGAGGTCCGCGACCTGCTCGACGGCCTCGGAGCCGAGAGGACGAAGGTCATCGTCACCAGCGACCTCGACGAGTGGCAGATCGCCGCCCTGCGCGGCGCCCCCGTCGACGGCTATGGCGTGGGCACCAGCGTCGTGACCGGCTCCGGCCACCCCACCTGCGGCTTCGTCTACAAGCTCGTCGCCCGTGCGGACTCCGATGATCCGCAGGCCGAGCTGCTGCCGGTCGCCAAGAAGTCCACCAACAAGAACACCGTCGGTGGGCGCAAGTTCGCGATGCGACGCTTCGACGCCAAGGGCCGAGCCGAGGCGGAGATCGTGGGCATCGGCACCCCGCCCACCGGCGACGCCAATGACCGCCAGTTGATGGTGCCGCTGGTGGAGAACGGCACGGTCGTCGGCCGCGAGCCGATCGAGAAGGCGCGGGAACGTCACGAGGCCTCCCGCAAGGAACTCCCCAAGGCGGCCCTGCGGGTCAGCAAGGGTGAGCCCGCCATCCCGACGATCATCCTCGACCACGAGGGCGATGAGACCTACAACCCCTACCTGCACTCAGCAGTGCCCACCAACATCTGA